The following proteins are co-located in the Pedobacter sp. FW305-3-2-15-E-R2A2 genome:
- a CDS encoding RagB/SusD family nutrient uptake outer membrane protein, translating to MKLNIKYTGKILLVALVVLGAGCKKFLSESDPSNLTPETYYTIPEHAEAAVAAAYAQTRFIGSGAGIFAANFSMLELVTGTARTETGQNSDLNNLLGLSFNGENLLVRNWWAGLYNVIAQTNLVTERVPGIEPMDGTRKAQIIGEAKFLRAWAYFYLVRLYGDVPLITTPQSAGSKDFYPTRTATEQIYKQITDDLIAAEAAGLPWQDASGRVSKGAVKSLLAKVYLTMAGQPLNKGAAYYKLAADKSLEVMTSSGYGLFSSYADLHSLSQENKGEHIFEIQYLASVTGNPMQQLLLPNFKDVSAYSDEMGSTVPTNEFYQSFEPGDLRAKDREGFFYTSYYTGGDGALKPLNAPYIFKHFDIVANGTFGTKGTTQSDLNWPQIRFAEVLLVYAEAQNRADGSPNAAAYEAVNKIRRRALLPELSGLSQTAFEEAVWRERWHELCYEGITWFDMVRLRKVYNETTNGFDNFVGHAFAGSPSTKLAEKHLLFPLPSVEIKNNLNLRPQNPGY from the coding sequence ATGAAATTAAATATAAAATATACCGGAAAAATTCTCCTTGTTGCCTTAGTGGTACTTGGAGCGGGATGTAAAAAATTCCTTAGTGAAAGCGATCCCTCCAACTTAACCCCGGAAACCTATTATACCATTCCGGAACATGCAGAAGCTGCCGTCGCTGCCGCTTATGCACAAACCCGTTTTATTGGAAGTGGCGCAGGTATTTTTGCCGCAAATTTTTCTATGCTGGAATTGGTGACAGGAACAGCAAGAACGGAGACCGGACAGAATTCAGATTTGAACAACCTGCTTGGCTTGTCTTTTAACGGGGAAAATCTGTTGGTTAGAAATTGGTGGGCAGGTTTATATAATGTCATCGCACAAACCAATTTGGTGACGGAAAGGGTACCTGGAATTGAACCTATGGACGGGACGCGGAAGGCACAGATTATCGGTGAAGCAAAGTTTTTGCGTGCCTGGGCTTACTTTTACCTGGTAAGGTTGTATGGAGATGTTCCATTAATTACAACTCCTCAAAGTGCGGGTTCTAAAGATTTTTATCCGACAAGAACAGCTACAGAGCAAATTTATAAACAGATTACTGATGATCTGATTGCTGCTGAAGCGGCTGGACTTCCATGGCAGGATGCAAGTGGCAGGGTGAGTAAAGGAGCCGTAAAGTCTCTATTGGCTAAAGTATACCTGACTATGGCGGGGCAACCTTTAAACAAAGGAGCAGCTTATTATAAACTTGCAGCAGATAAATCTCTGGAAGTAATGACCAGTAGTGGTTATGGCCTTTTTTCCTCTTATGCAGACCTCCATAGTCTAAGTCAGGAAAATAAAGGGGAACATATTTTTGAAATTCAATACCTGGCATCGGTTACTGGCAATCCAATGCAACAGTTACTATTGCCAAATTTTAAAGATGTTTCTGCCTATAGTGATGAAATGGGAAGTACCGTTCCGACAAACGAGTTTTATCAATCTTTTGAACCGGGAGATTTAAGGGCCAAAGATAGAGAAGGTTTCTTCTACACCTCCTATTATACTGGTGGAGATGGCGCATTGAAACCGTTAAATGCCCCTTATATTTTTAAACACTTTGATATCGTTGCCAATGGAACATTCGGCACGAAAGGAACAACACAAAGTGATTTAAACTGGCCTCAAATCCGATTTGCAGAGGTGCTGTTAGTTTATGCTGAAGCACAGAACCGAGCAGACGGATCGCCAAACGCTGCTGCCTATGAAGCGGTGAATAAGATCAGAAGACGTGCCCTGTTGCCAGAGCTTTCAGGTCTTTCCCAGACGGCATTTGAAGAAGCCGTATGGCGCGAACGCTGGCATGAGCTATGTTATGAAGGCATTACCTGGTTTGACATGGTGCGCCTAAGAAAAGTGTACAATGAAACCACCAATGGCTTTGATAACTTTGTCGGACATGCATTTGCTGGTAGTCCATCCACCAAACTTGCAGAAAAACACCTGTTATTCCCACTGCCAAGTGTGGAGATTAAAAACAATTTAAATCTGAGACCTCAGAATCCGGGGTATTAA
- a CDS encoding response regulator transcription factor translates to MKVSIILADDHPAILEGIQAYLGKDDQFNIVDSVYNGLALLQSEAIHRADLILLDLNMPGLDGLKTLDELKNRSLKAKIIIMTNYNSPELIKDCKSKGASGYVVKSGKLELLSGIILQVLAGKPYFPILGEDQNEQGSFSYFDDFLKKHKLTKREVEIIRLVCQNLRTREIAERLYLSEFTIHTHRKNIMRKLEIGDSTVALYDFAIKNKLIMNA, encoded by the coding sequence ATGAAGGTCTCGATAATTCTTGCAGATGATCATCCGGCGATTCTGGAAGGCATACAAGCTTACCTTGGCAAAGATGATCAGTTTAACATCGTTGACAGCGTATACAATGGCCTGGCCCTTTTACAATCCGAAGCCATCCACCGGGCAGATTTGATCTTACTTGACTTGAATATGCCTGGTTTGGACGGATTAAAGACACTTGATGAGCTGAAAAACAGGTCACTGAAAGCAAAGATTATCATCATGACCAATTACAATTCTCCGGAGCTGATTAAAGATTGTAAGTCAAAGGGAGCAAGTGGATATGTGGTTAAATCAGGGAAACTGGAGCTGCTTTCAGGAATCATTTTGCAGGTATTGGCGGGTAAACCCTATTTCCCCATCCTTGGGGAAGACCAAAACGAGCAGGGTTCTTTTTCCTATTTTGATGACTTTCTGAAAAAACATAAGCTCACAAAACGTGAGGTGGAAATCATCAGACTGGTTTGCCAGAATCTGAGAACCAGGGAAATTGCGGAACGGTTATACCTTTCTGAATTCACGATTCATACCCACAGAAAAAACATCATGCGGAAATTGGAGATCGGAGATTCTACCGTTGCGCTTTATGATTTCGCGATCAAGAATAAACTCATTATGAACGCATAA
- a CDS encoding amidohydrolase family protein, whose amino-acid sequence MKKITFLLLGLFSIQVSFAQKKAADLLIKSATIIDVNTGKIIPKQMIAIKNGLITAVLPESQLAKYTAAKTLDARGKYVMPGLWDMHMHFGGGTEIIEENKNLLPLYLAYGITTIRDAAADISPSVLQWRAEIEAGKLQGPTIFTSGPKLEGYKSVWKGDIEVGNTQEISQALDSLQKMKVDFVKITDNTLSPELFLESIRMARQRGYPVSAHIPNALTMEQIAAAGLSSVEHLGYALKAGSKVEQEISAAVAAGTLKGKAFNQKVMDTFDETAAMATYSNMAQHGMYITPTLSLNYILTYFEKDNHKHDTYLQYIGKGLQKTYEGRVKRVEQDDAAAIEFRHQLFEKTVKTLPLLQKAGVKIMAGTDAGYLNSYAYPGIGLHKELELLVKYGLTPLQALQASVVNSPAFLNKKAYGSLSTGKRADLLLLNENPLKNISATQKIYAVITKGELLNRATLDQMLEHVKKKNNL is encoded by the coding sequence ATGAAAAAAATAACATTTCTATTGCTTGGCCTGTTCTCCATTCAGGTATCATTTGCCCAGAAGAAAGCAGCAGACCTCTTGATTAAGTCGGCCACAATTATTGACGTAAACACAGGGAAAATTATCCCTAAACAGATGATCGCCATTAAAAACGGGCTGATCACCGCTGTTTTACCGGAAAGCCAGCTTGCGAAATATACTGCAGCAAAGACCCTGGATGCCCGGGGTAAATATGTGATGCCCGGCCTTTGGGATATGCACATGCATTTTGGCGGCGGAACGGAAATCATTGAAGAAAACAAGAACCTTCTTCCTTTATACCTTGCTTATGGAATTACCACCATTCGCGATGCAGCAGCCGATATTAGTCCGAGTGTATTGCAATGGAGAGCAGAGATTGAAGCAGGAAAGCTTCAAGGGCCAACAATTTTCACTTCAGGGCCTAAACTGGAGGGCTATAAATCGGTCTGGAAAGGAGACATTGAGGTAGGCAATACTCAGGAGATCAGCCAGGCACTCGATTCTCTGCAAAAGATGAAAGTCGACTTTGTGAAGATCACAGACAATACCCTGAGTCCGGAGCTTTTCTTAGAAAGCATCAGAATGGCCCGCCAGCGTGGGTATCCCGTATCGGCACACATCCCGAATGCGCTGACCATGGAACAGATCGCAGCGGCAGGGCTAAGTTCCGTAGAACACCTTGGTTATGCCCTTAAAGCAGGATCTAAAGTGGAGCAGGAGATTTCCGCAGCAGTGGCAGCAGGGACTTTAAAAGGCAAGGCATTTAACCAAAAGGTGATGGATACTTTTGATGAAACCGCAGCAATGGCGACCTACAGCAATATGGCACAACATGGCATGTACATTACCCCGACCTTATCGCTAAATTACATTCTGACTTATTTCGAGAAAGACAACCATAAGCATGATACTTACCTTCAATACATTGGAAAAGGGCTTCAAAAAACTTACGAAGGAAGGGTAAAAAGAGTAGAACAGGATGATGCTGCAGCCATTGAATTCAGGCATCAGCTATTTGAGAAAACCGTTAAAACCTTGCCATTATTGCAAAAAGCAGGCGTAAAAATAATGGCAGGAACAGATGCAGGATACCTGAATTCTTATGCCTATCCTGGCATCGGTTTACACAAAGAGCTGGAGTTATTGGTAAAATACGGATTAACACCACTTCAGGCATTACAGGCATCCGTAGTCAATTCTCCGGCCTTTCTGAATAAGAAAGCTTATGGGAGCCTGAGTACAGGAAAAAGAGCAGATCTCTTGCTATTGAATGAAAATCCGCTAAAAAACATCAGTGCTACCCAAAAAATATACGCGGTGATTACAAAAGGAGAATTACTGAACAGAGCTACACTGGATCAGATGCTGGAGCATGTTAAAAAGAAAAACAATTTATAA
- a CDS encoding ankyrin repeat domain-containing protein has translation MEPTKTGVFDIIAAQNPTKLKEWISSHKDLEVRNEKGETLLMAATYLNQLPMARLLIEAGANVNAQDKMLNSPFLYAGASGYLDIVKLCLAAGADYKIFNRYNGTALIPACEKGHVAVVAELLKDKTFPIDHINRLGWTALLEAVILADGNSKQVQIVQMLVDAGADVNIADKDGVTSLMHARQKNFKEIVSILEKAGSKK, from the coding sequence ATGGAACCTACGAAAACCGGAGTCTTCGATATCATCGCAGCACAAAACCCAACGAAACTTAAAGAATGGATTTCCAGTCATAAAGACCTGGAGGTACGAAATGAAAAAGGAGAAACGCTACTGATGGCGGCAACCTATTTAAACCAGCTCCCAATGGCCCGTCTATTGATTGAGGCGGGAGCAAACGTAAATGCGCAGGACAAGATGCTAAACAGTCCTTTCCTTTATGCCGGAGCTTCCGGTTACCTGGATATTGTTAAACTTTGCTTAGCAGCAGGCGCAGATTATAAAATCTTTAACCGATACAACGGTACCGCATTGATTCCTGCCTGTGAAAAAGGACATGTGGCCGTCGTTGCCGAATTGTTAAAGGACAAGACCTTTCCTATAGATCACATTAACAGGTTAGGCTGGACTGCGCTGTTGGAAGCGGTGATCTTAGCCGATGGCAACAGCAAACAGGTCCAGATTGTACAAATGCTGGTAGATGCCGGAGCTGATGTAAATATTGCCGACAAGGATGGTGTGACCTCTTTGATGCATGCACGTCAGAAAAACTTCAAAGAAATCGTCAGTATCCTGGAAAAAGCAGGTTCAAAAAAATAA
- a CDS encoding helix-turn-helix domain-containing protein, whose amino-acid sequence MLLPTVGIEQIFNLPYTREDFKVVHHQPINMPSIPHAHKHDFYMILLIEKGSGTHTIDFKAHEVKDKMVFFLAPGQAHQWELSKDTSGYQLMFSLKFLLPGSQRFPYFNLSASPFLPLTDDQYFSLIQELEKMEKEVLHSEDLYIDVLQSRLQVALLLIKRWYSDNFSVQEFAPDHRIINSFLTLLETHYATHSEVSFYANEMSVTANYLNQVCRKKSGITAGDYIRERILLEAKRMLTFSTLDIKEIAYTLGFNDTSYFSRFFRKYTNSSPQEFRKMNN is encoded by the coding sequence ATGCTTTTACCTACTGTCGGTATTGAACAAATTTTCAATCTTCCTTATACCAGGGAGGACTTTAAAGTAGTTCATCACCAACCAATCAACATGCCTTCTATTCCCCATGCCCATAAGCATGATTTTTATATGATTTTACTCATCGAAAAGGGAAGCGGTACACATACCATAGATTTTAAAGCGCATGAAGTAAAGGATAAAATGGTGTTTTTTCTTGCTCCCGGGCAGGCACATCAATGGGAACTTTCAAAAGATACCTCAGGCTATCAGCTGATGTTTTCCCTGAAATTTCTCTTGCCGGGAAGTCAGCGTTTCCCTTATTTCAACCTATCGGCTTCCCCATTTCTTCCCCTCACAGACGACCAATACTTTTCGCTGATCCAGGAACTTGAAAAAATGGAAAAGGAGGTCCTTCATTCTGAAGACTTATATATTGATGTACTTCAATCCCGTTTACAGGTGGCTTTGTTATTGATCAAAAGATGGTACAGCGATAATTTTTCAGTGCAGGAATTCGCTCCGGATCACCGCATTATCAACAGTTTCCTAACGCTTCTGGAAACACATTATGCCACACATAGTGAAGTTTCCTTTTATGCCAATGAGATGAGTGTCACCGCAAATTACCTGAACCAGGTGTGCAGAAAAAAATCGGGGATCACGGCCGGGGATTACATCAGGGAGCGGATTTTACTGGAGGCCAAGCGAATGCTCACCTTCAGCACGCTTGACATTAAAGAGATCGCCTATACACTGGGTTTTAATGATACTTCTTACTTTTCCCGCTTTTTCAGGAAATATACCAACAGCAGTCCACAGGAATTTCGCAAAATGAATAATTAG
- a CDS encoding DUF4304 domain-containing protein, whose amino-acid sequence MKPRELIINSIEQTLVEPLSKLGFTFSKSTLTFKRKLKEFVQTISFQLNRHNEENTCAEFWTSYSVSSKEYSRWHKAEFGTGDTNDHLSTEMDWNIKGMTFPVIDNMQELHFQIIAESHRERVMSILKENVINVGIPYLNRLSDWENAAQDLVDKDWFHDKAADFFLIASNKEKARWALQQGLDYWDRNPKASFPESKDELHKRIVKYFS is encoded by the coding sequence ATGAAACCAAGGGAATTAATCATCAACAGCATTGAGCAGACCTTAGTTGAACCACTAAGTAAACTGGGATTTACGTTTTCAAAAAGTACACTCACGTTTAAACGGAAACTTAAGGAATTCGTTCAGACCATCAGTTTTCAATTGAACAGGCACAATGAAGAAAATACATGTGCTGAATTCTGGACCTCCTACAGCGTTTCCTCAAAGGAATATTCCCGCTGGCACAAAGCAGAATTCGGAACAGGAGACACCAATGATCATTTGAGCACTGAAATGGACTGGAACATCAAAGGCATGACATTTCCTGTCATTGACAACATGCAAGAGTTACATTTTCAGATCATCGCAGAATCACATCGTGAAAGAGTGATGAGTATTTTAAAAGAAAACGTAATTAACGTAGGCATTCCTTATCTGAATCGTCTTTCTGACTGGGAAAATGCAGCGCAGGACCTGGTGGACAAAGATTGGTTTCATGATAAGGCCGCTGATTTCTTCCTGATTGCAAGCAATAAGGAGAAAGCACGATGGGCATTGCAGCAAGGGCTTGATTACTGGGACCGAAATCCAAAAGCTTCTTTCCCTGAAAGTAAAGATGAGCTTCATAAAAGGATTGTCAAATACTTTTCATAG
- a CDS encoding DUF6266 family protein, with protein sequence MAKAPNGPLGALNGKLHNLVFYMLNGQPVVRMIGDPGKPSRNQLANRQAMSVTMEMVSRISEFTNVSFELEARGTVRNAHNLATSYIKKHALKGEYPNISVDYSKVILSNGNLPGANDLKIEKKEKGVLVSWDPSGQYNDTVMILLYHPLEKTAMSVINACRRDAGSYFIDLYEQRVEEPIEAYICFKSANGKAISDSAYIGNLNGAVESKEKQQEKQKYALVKQRFDVLEADYLKQMADNDGNPVNTKAFRNLEREYEVLKYKLENLPGKPG encoded by the coding sequence ATGGCAAAAGCACCAAATGGCCCTCTGGGGGCCTTAAATGGAAAATTACACAACCTGGTTTTTTACATGCTGAACGGACAGCCTGTTGTTCGTATGATCGGCGATCCGGGTAAACCAAGCAGGAATCAGCTGGCTAACCGTCAGGCGATGTCCGTGACTATGGAAATGGTGAGCAGGATCTCTGAGTTTACCAATGTCAGCTTTGAGCTGGAAGCAAGAGGAACGGTTCGAAATGCCCATAACCTCGCGACTTCTTATATTAAAAAACACGCTTTAAAGGGGGAATACCCTAATATTTCTGTGGATTATAGTAAGGTCATACTCAGCAATGGTAATTTACCAGGTGCAAATGATCTTAAAATCGAAAAGAAGGAAAAAGGAGTATTGGTGAGCTGGGATCCGAGTGGTCAGTACAACGACACGGTGATGATTCTTCTTTATCACCCGCTGGAAAAAACGGCAATGTCTGTGATTAATGCCTGCAGGAGAGATGCCGGGAGTTATTTTATCGATTTGTACGAGCAGCGGGTTGAGGAACCGATTGAGGCTTATATCTGCTTTAAATCCGCCAATGGCAAGGCCATTTCAGACAGTGCTTATATTGGAAATTTGAACGGAGCAGTAGAAAGTAAGGAAAAACAGCAGGAAAAACAGAAATATGCGCTGGTAAAGCAGCGGTTTGATGTACTGGAAGCCGATTATTTAAAACAAATGGCAGATAATGACGGAAATCCCGTCAATACCAAAGCCTTCCGGAATTTGGAAAGGGAATACGAGGTGCTGAAGTATAAACTGGAAAATCTTCCGGGGAAACCGGGTTGA
- a CDS encoding FecR domain-containing protein codes for MEQPINKTELLQFLNGKCSSEESLRINEFLKTAMGQHLLDELLNEHLDFASQGEVDPVKLSEWKKEWSSKFSTASEAVPIESDPINTGRKITKLNVILRYAAVLTALVLGVGIYSISTRKNKSTQPTSLDLVQSNPLGRRSSFSLADGTKVYLGPGSALSYSADFSGNKREVILKGEAYFEVTKNREKPFMIYTENLRTQVLGTTFKVSSFQGSPILVSVTSGKVRVDRLTEEDTQELAILNPGEQVSYHQHSGVQKSSFNIENVKNWKQGHLVFDGTPLLELTNQISRWYNVSININSETLKQIPITVTLDGNMPVYQFLDGLSASFGFNYKVKDKVITIY; via the coding sequence ATGGAGCAACCTATCAACAAAACCGAGTTATTACAATTTTTAAATGGAAAATGTTCCAGTGAAGAATCTTTAAGGATCAATGAATTCCTGAAGACTGCTATGGGACAACATTTATTGGATGAGCTGCTGAATGAACATTTGGACTTTGCCAGCCAGGGAGAGGTTGATCCGGTTAAACTCTCGGAATGGAAAAAGGAATGGAGTTCAAAGTTCAGCACAGCATCCGAAGCTGTTCCTATAGAAAGTGATCCCATCAATACCGGAAGGAAAATAACAAAGCTAAATGTGATATTGCGTTATGCTGCTGTCCTTACGGCTTTAGTTTTAGGTGTTGGAATTTATAGCATTTCCACCAGGAAAAATAAATCAACTCAACCAACGTCCCTTGACTTGGTTCAAAGCAATCCTTTGGGCCGCCGCTCCAGTTTCAGCCTGGCCGATGGAACCAAAGTTTATCTTGGCCCTGGCAGTGCGCTATCTTATTCTGCAGATTTCTCCGGAAATAAAAGAGAAGTGATCTTGAAAGGTGAAGCCTATTTTGAAGTCACAAAGAATAGGGAAAAGCCGTTCATGATTTATACTGAAAATTTAAGAACCCAGGTATTGGGGACGACCTTTAAGGTCAGCTCATTTCAGGGAAGCCCGATTTTGGTTTCTGTAACCAGTGGTAAAGTAAGGGTCGACCGGCTTACTGAGGAGGACACCCAGGAATTGGCCATCCTGAATCCTGGCGAACAAGTATCCTATCACCAGCATTCCGGAGTACAAAAATCCAGTTTCAATATTGAAAATGTAAAGAACTGGAAGCAAGGTCACCTGGTTTTTGATGGGACCCCACTTTTAGAGCTCACCAACCAGATCAGCAGGTGGTATAATGTATCCATAAACATCAACTCAGAAACATTAAAGCAAATTCCTATTACGGTAACATTGGATGGTAACATGCCGGTTTATCAATTCCTGGATGGCTTAAGCGCTTCGTTTGGGTTCAACTATAAAGTAAAAGACAAGGTAATTACGATCTATTAA